The Abditibacteriaceae bacterium sequence CGTGGGCCGAAGTCGTGTTCCGCTCGTTTCCCTCGGGCAAAGACAGCATCGCGGGCAAGCGTTCGTACACCTTCTTTGACCGTACCGAACCACTCGACAGCGGCGGGTGTTATGTTCTCGACGAAAACCCGAGCGATGTGCATGGCGGCCACGTCGTTGAAGTTGTCGCGGGACTTGTGGACGCGAAGGAAAGCACGCTTTTGGAGCGCCTTGTCACAGCCGCCGATGCGTGCGCCGATTGGCCCCGGAGCGCGCGCGATGGACAGGCGAAATTTCTGTGCGGGTTGGAAGAACTCGCGAAAATTGACCCCGGTTTCGATTTTGAAAGCGGTAAAAAGAAGTTCATCGGCGATGGCGGCGATGCGCCGTTTACGCTCGTACAAGGCCCGCCCGGAACCGGCAAAAGCTACGCGACGGCGTTTGCCATTCTCGCGCGAATACAGGGCGCGCTGGCGGCAGACAAAGAGTTTCGCCTCGTGTGCGGCTGCAAAACTCACGCAGCCACCGACGTTCTGCTGCAAAACATCAAAGCGGTGCAGGAAAAGCTGAAAGAAGTACGGTCGAATTCAACCGAACTCTTTGAGACGCATTTCGACGCGCGCATTTTAGAGATTCCGCGTTTTCGCCTTTCGCCGCGCGAGGAATGCACGTTCGCCGAAGCACTTCCGCGCAAGCGCGATTTGGAAAAAGGCGAACTGCCGGCGCAAAAACGCATCGACGCGGAAAATTGGTGCATCATCGGCGCGACACCGGGCGGCGTTTATGGCGCGCAACGCGACGCGGGCGATTTGTGGGGTAGAAAGTGGTGCGATTGCCTTGTACTCGATGAAGCCTCGCAGATGAATCTGCCCGAAGCGATGATGATGGGCTTGCCGCTTTGTGCCGACGGGCAGGTTGTGGTTGTTGGCGACCATCGGCAGATGCCGCCGATTGTCAAAAACGACTGGGAAACAGAAATGCGCCGCACCTTCACGCAATTTCGCGCGTTCTCCAGCTTGTTCGACACTTTGCGCGAACGCACCAAAACCCACGGCGACGTGGCGGTCATCAAGTTCGAGCAAAGCTTTCGTTTGCACCGCGATATGGCCGAGTTCCTGCGCCGCGCGGTTTATTATCGCGATGAAATTCATTATCACTCCAAGCGAGAAAAGTGTCTGCAACTGGCGCAAACGCCGGAAGAAGAATTCGTAGCCGCCGCGCTGTCGCCCGAATATCCGCTTGTTGTGGTGATGCACGACGAAGCCGCGAGCCTCTTGCAAAACGAAACCGAATGCGAAATTTTGCTGCCGATTCTGCGTCACCTCGCGGCGCAGACCGAGATGCGCGGCGAAATCGGCGTCGTGGTTCCGCATCGCAAGCAGCGCGCGTTGTTGCAGGAAAAACTCGGCGACCTGGCGTTACGCGGTGAGGATGGAAAGGCGTGCATTGAAGTCGATACGGTCGAGCGCTTTCAGGGCGGCGAGCGCGAGGTTATTATCTTCACCGCGACCGAAAGCGACCCGAATTATCTGGCGCAAAGCAGCTTTCTTCTCGACCCGCGCCGTCTCAACGTAGCCCTTTCGCGCGCTAAAAAGAAAGTGATTGTCGTCGCGTCGCGCGAAGTCTTTGAGCTTCTGCCCAGCGACGAAGAAGATTTTCAGAACGCGCAATTCTGGAAACATTTGCTGCGTCGCTGCTGCACCAAAGAGCTTTATCAAGACGAAATCGCGGGCGCGAATGTGCAAGTGCGCGGCAACGTCTGCGAACTGTAAAACGAACGAGTACGGTCGAAAACGACCGTACTCTTTGCGTTGTTGGTTTCTCGTTCAAGCTTTCGCCAGATAATCGGCCAGATTATCGAGCGCGCCTCCAAAGCCTTGCTGCATCGAATCGTGCATTCCCAGATAGAAAGCTTCTTCTTCCGGCGTTGCATTAATCGGGTGGCCGCGCAAGGTCAGGGTTGTTTTTCCGTCACTTTCCTTCAGCGTCAATGTATTTAAAACCTCAAGCGGAAACGTCGAACTGAAAGGCGCGCGAACAATGCTTGCGTCCTCGTCCGCGAAGGAAACGACGTAAACCAGACGTTCGGGTGGAGCGATTTCGTGATAAACGAACTTGCCCCACATGGTGCCGCCATCTGGACTTTTCATGCCGTAATGAAAAACGCCCTCAGGGCGAAAATCCAGTGCGACAACCTGAATTTCGAACCCTTTTGGCCCCCACCATTGCGCGAGTCGTTCGGCTTCGCTCCACGCTTTCCACACCAGTTCACGCGGAGCATCAAAAGTGCGCGAAATATCGAATTCGGTCTTTTCTTCTGTCATGATTTTTCCTTTATGCTGTTAAAGCGAGTGACGCGACGTATTCTTCCAGGCTGTCCAGCGACTGCCGCGAGCCGTGTTCGATTCCCGAAGCGAAGTGACCGTTGCGCTCCTCGGTCGAATTGTGGCGCGTGGTTTCTGTCATCAAGGTTTTGCCGTCGCGCTCTTCAAAAACTACCGTTATCAG is a genomic window containing:
- a CDS encoding SRPBCC domain-containing protein, with protein sequence MTEEKTEFDISRTFDAPRELVWKAWSEAERLAQWWGPKGFEIQVVALDFRPEGVFHYGMKSPDGGTMWGKFVYHEIAPPERLVYVVSFADEDASIVRAPFSSTFPLEVLNTLTLKESDGKTTLTLRGHPINATPEEEAFYLGMHDSMQQGFGGALDNLADYLAKA